DNA from Dehalobacter sp. 12DCB1:
CGTTCCTCACCTGGAGATGCTAATATCCTTTTTCGACTTGGCAGCATCTATCAGTTCCAGGGCCAGTACAGGGAAGCCTTAAACTGTTTCAGCGGCTGTTGTAAAGTGAAGCCGTATCAGCCGGAATTCTGGGAAATGAAAGCGGAAATGCAGCTGAAAATGAATCAGACCGAGGATGCGGTTGAATCTTTCTATAAAGCGATTAAATATGGGGGGCATTTCAGCCTGATGTCCAGGCTGGCCTACTGCTATGCGCGGACAGGCCAACAGAGCAAAGCCCGGAAGTTGTTCCAGAAAGTATTAAAACATGACCCGGATGATCTTGATGCTCTATGCAATCTGGCTGGCATTTACCACGAGCTTCAGCAGGATGACCAGGCTTACCGATTACTCAGAAAAGCCTATACACTGAAGAATAATGACATCTTGCTGCTGAATAATTTAGGCTTTATCTGTTTTCAGCTCGGAAGAACGCGCAAAGCAATTGATTATTACCAGAATGCCCTGAAAATTGATCCGGAAGATAAAACGGTGCTCTATAATTTAAGTGTCTGCATGACCGAAAAAGGGCTGTGGGACGACGCCAAAATTATCCTGGAACGGCTGGTTTCCATGGACAGCAAAAATAGCGCGGCCTGGATCCTGCTTGGGAATACGTATGAAGAAATGTCCAACACGAAGGTGGCAGTCGACTGTTACAATAAATCTTTTGGTTTAACGGTTAAAAAAGCCATTTAGGTTGGCTGAGTACTAGACTTCCCAAAGAGGTTTAATTATCATCTGTTTTCTGGTACAATCAAAGAAACGTTTTTGGGAGGCATTACCATGGCAGACTGGAATCCAGAGGCCTATTTAAAATTTGAGAAAGAAAGATCCAAACCGTCACGTGATTTAGTCAGCCGTATTAAGCTTGAAAAGCCTGAAAACATCCTGGATGTGGGCTGCGGTCCGGGTAATAGCACCCGTGTTTTAGCAGAAAGATGGAAGAATGCGGCGATCACAGCCATTGATAATTCACATGCCATGCTTGAAATTGCCAAAACCACAAACCCGTTAGTGCGTTGGTTATTACGGGATGCTGGACAGGACATTTCCGATTTGGGCCAGTTCGATCTCATATTTTCCAATGCGGTCTTCCAATGGATTCCTGATAATGACCTTCTTATCTCCAGACTGTTTGCAATGCTGGAACCCCGCGGCATATTAGCCGTCCAAGTTCCGTTTGTCAATGAAATGCTGATTCATCAGTTGCTTTTAGACCTGGTAGGCTCTGCGAAGTGGTCCGGTTATTTTGATCACATTGCGATTCCTTATAAGGTCCATACTCCTGAATATTATTATGATGTCCTCTGTGAATTAACACCGGAAATCGAATTATGGGAAACCAGGTATTATCATTTGATGAACAGTTATGATGATATCCTGGATTTGTATCGAAGTACCGGGTTGAGACCCTACCTGGATTGTCTTCATGAAGACAAAATGCAAAAAGAATTTGAGAGTGATCTGATGTTGGAAATCATGAAGTATTATTCCGGCTCCAAAGACGGTAAAATTTTATTTACCTTTGACCGCGTATTTTTTACAGCAACACGGTAATCGATTAGCATTGACATTAATTTGGAGAAATAAGCAGAAAAAGTCGCATAGTCAAAATATGCGGATGATAGCGGGACGTATCGAGACTTAAGCTACGTCTCTTATTTTTTGTGCCGTAATTAGCTGAGTAGGCATAGTCTGATTAGGGAATATCAATTTTGTTCCGTTCTGTCGTTTTCTTTACTTATATCCGTAGATTTGTTAAAGTTAATTTAAAGTAAAAGGGGGCTTTTTAGCATGAAATTAGTCAAGGAAAAAGACTTGCCGGGGATTGGTAAAAAGTATCAGCTGGACACCCGGTCTGGAGATAAGCTGGTTGTGATCGTTCATGATGACGGGCGCCGGGAAATGTATCACTATTACCTCGAGGATCCGAACGAATCGATCTCAATGGTAACACTTGACGATGAAGAATCACGTTGCATTGCCTCTATTCTGGGCGGAATGGCCTATCGCCCCAAAGATCTGGATACCGTTGAGGTAGCCATCGGGGATATGGTACTTGAATGGTACAGGATTGAAACGGGGGCTTATGCGATTGGTAAATCAATCGGTGAGATGCAGGTCCGGAAGCGGACTGGCGGGACGATTATTGCGATGGTGAAAAAAGACCAAAATAAAACGATTAATCCCAATCCCGACATCGTTCTTCAGGAAGGTGCAACGATTGTCATCCTAGGAGAAAAAGAACAGGTGAAAGCTGCAAAAGCGCTTCTGTTTCACGGGAGTGTTCATTAATGGAGCATTTGGTACTGGAAGTTGGTCTCGCTCTGGCCTTGTCGGCCTTAGCAGGGATGATAGCCGGTAAATTGCGGATCTCCATTGTGCCTATTCTGATTATTGCGGGGATGGTTGTTGGACCCCAAGCTCCTCATATCGGAGTATTTGATTTCAGGTTCATTCAGTCAGCCGCACTAATTGACTTTATGGGAAAGATGGGTGTTTTATTTTTACTTTTCTCTCTCGGATTAGAATTTTCGATCAAACAGCTGATGGCATCGGGATCGTCGATTCTACGCAGCGGCCTCATCTACATGCTCATCAACTTTTCTGTTGCGCTGTTGTACCCATTGCTTTTAGGCTGGCCCGTTAAAGAGATCCTGGTCGTAGCAGGGATGATGACAATTTCGTCAAGCGCTATTGTGGCCAAAGTCATTGTTGAGTTAAAACGAGCTGCGAACGATGAGACAGAAATTATCCTAGGGCTGATGATGTTTCAGGATGTGTTTGTAGCAATCTATTTATCTGTTGTCTCTGGTTTGGTTCTTTCCGGTTCAACTTCGACTGTTACAGTCCTGCTTACAGCAGCTGTTGCACTTGGATTTATCGGGGCATTTTTGTTTTTGGGCCATAAGCTCGTTCCATGGCTGAACCGCCGGCTAAATATTCCTTCGGATGAGACATTTTTACTGGTGACTTTTGCGGCGGTGACGTTGATTGCGGGGATTTCCGAAACCCTGAATATTGCCGAGGCCATCGGAGCAATGCTGCTCGGACTGGTACTGGCGGAGACGGAGCATCGCGAGCGGATTGAACATATTATTGTTCCTTTTCGTGATTTTTTTGGTGCATTATTCTTTTTCAGTTTTGGTCTGAGCATCGATCCTTTCGCGCTGGGGGGCGCTGTTTGGCCGGTTCTTGGTGCAGTGCTGCTGACGCTTCTTGGCAATACGGTTGCTGGGTTTATAGCCGGAAGAAGAGCCCGGTTGTCGCATCGCGCTTCGCTCAGGATTGGCTTAACGATCCTGTCACGTGGTGAATTTTCAATTATACTTGCCACACTGGCCCTATCAGGAGGCTTACTAGGAGTCCTGCAACCGTTTTCTGCCTTGTATGTGCTCATTCTCGCTATATTGGGCCCCATACTGACCAAGGAATCCAGTCTGGTATATAAATTAATTGGACCGATCCTTAAATGGCCGGAGCTGCCTGAAAAACGCAGGTTGAAACTTTAGAAAAGTAAAATTTGATAATAATGTCGGTTAAAATTGCGTATCTGAAAAAATAGTACAAAAATAATTTGGTCAAATCGAAAATAAATGATACAATTCAAGTTGACCTATTTATAAAATATTCCGCTAATTTACACCATTATAGGAGGCGATCATGATGGCTATAGATCATGCAAAAATAGAACGAGCTGTAAGGGATATTTTGGAAGCAATTGGAGAGAATCCGGAAAGAGAAGGACTTAAGGATACTCCTAAAAGAGTTGCCAGATTTTATGAGGAAGCTTTTGCCGGACTTCATGAAGATCCGAGCAAGAACCTGTCTGTATTGTTTTCAGAAAAACATGAGGAAATGGTACTGGTTAGAGATATTCCGATTTATTCAATGTGCGAGCACCACCTGCTTCCTTTTGTTGGACAGGCCCACATTGCGTATATACCGAGACACGGCAAGGTGACAGGATTGTCGAAGCTGGCCAGAGTTGCCGAAGACTACGCCAGAAGGCCACAGTTACAGGAAAGGTTGACGAGCCAGATTGCGGGTACTGTGAATGATATGCTTAATCCGCGGGGTGTTATTGTTGTCATTGAAGCTGAGCATATGTGTATGACCGTACGCGGAATTAAAAAACCAGGCGCGCAGACCGTTACATCAGCAGTTAGAGGAATGTTTGAAACCAGTGCTGCTACTAGGGCAGAGGCCTTTTCATTAATTATGGGCAGACGCTAGTCCCAATCTAAGAATAATTTTTAGAATAATTTAATACCTATTTTGGGTTGGTCGGTATGTTACAATGCCGCTATTCGGCAGATTGTGCCCCTCGGGTACAAACAACTGCGCTACTGTGCTTGATGCGGTATTTGTAGCAAATTGGCCTTCTAATGGGTATAATGCTTATATAATTTTTTAATGTTTTGTACTAGTCTGATTAATTAGCTGGTCTGGAAATAAGCGACAAAATGACGGAGGCTAGTTTGCATGAAAATCCTGCTGACAAATGATGATGGTTATTTTGCTGCCGGTCTCAGGACCATGTATGATGTTTTGGCGGCGAACCATCAGCATGAGATCTATGTTGTGGCTCCGGAAGGGCAACGATCAGCTGTTGGACGATCTATCACCTTGTTTCAGCCAATCTTCGTAACCCATCATTCCTTGCCGGACAATCATATTGGGATATCGGTCAACGGCACACCGACAGACTGTGTCAAACTGGCGATACAGGGGGATATTCTTCCTGCTAAGCCGGATTTAATCATATCCGGAATTAATCACGGACCGAATCTCGGTTCGGATGTATTCTACTCTGGTACTGTGGCAGCTGCAATGGAGGGCGCCCTGTTAGGGATACGTTCCATAGCGGTATCGCTTGCGAATTATGATTACGAAGATTATATGCCAAGCGCTTTGCTCATCAAACGCTTGATTGATACGAACAGCCCCTTACTTCAGTATCAGAGCGGCCTGCTCAATATTAATGTGCCGCCCTGCGACAGAGAGGAATGGAAGGGGAAAAAAGTCACGAAACTAGGCAGGTCTGTTTATGACAATGCGTTCGAAAACAGAAAATCTCCTTATGGCAGAGAGTATTATTGGATCACTGGAACGCTCGTTTTTGAAGAAGAACAGGATACTGACCTTAGGGCAATTCAGGAAGGGTATGTTTCGGTTACGCCTTTACACTGTGACCTGACCGATTATGAACGGTTAAAGACCATGGAAAATTTACTATAGGGAGGAGAAATGTATGGGCTTTTGGATTTTCTTCTTTTATTTTGCTGTGTTTATTATTATTTTCTGGCTGAGTCGAGAAAAAGGTGGGAAGAATAATCTTAAAAAATTATTTATCATTCCGATTGTTCTTGCTGTCATTATTACACTGCTGTCCGTGGTGAAAATTTATTTTATTTATAAGATCTTGCTTATTGTGATTGTTTTGGTGGTAGCCCTGCTGACGTATTGGCAGTGGGGAAGCAAGATCCGAAATTTTTGGCGGTGAAAGCATAACGCTGGGTACGCTGTAAGTGGGGCACTATTTGTTTTTAGGCCAAAATCTCAAAGCCTGCCAGGTTTTCTTTATTTCTTTTATTGAAATACCTCCCTGAGAAATCAGGATCCCAAAATAAACCACAATTGCGGCAAGAAGGACGGTAAGACTCGGAAGCAGCGTTGTTTGGCCCGGGACCAGCCATAAGGTGCTTTTGAGCACAGCTGTCATACCAAGTCCGGCCATAACCGGCTGCAGGATCATGGATTTCAGATCAGCTTGTAGTCCGATGTGCTTGTTTATGGCATAAAGGTTTAAGAAAGCCATCATGACAAAACCAAATACATAAGTTAAAGCGGTACCCACGAGACCAAATTTTGGAATCCCAGTCAGGTAGAAAAGAAGCGGAATCCGGAATACTGCTGTGATGACCGAATGGGCCAGCGGTAAAAAGGTTTTGCCGAGCCCTTGTAAAATTCCTGTAGTCGTCTGCTGAATATAGGCAAATATCCCACCCAAGGCTAATACCTTCAACACTGCAGACACATGATCACTTTTAAATAGGTGCGTAAGTGGTTCAGCAAAAAAATAAAGTGCAATGACACACGGCAATCCGAGCATAATGGTATAGCGGACCGCGTCTATGCTTTTACTCCTGGCAGCCCGGACGTCATTTCGGACCATTGCTTCGGAAATAGCTGGGACAAGCGATGTAGCCAGCGCAAATGTAAAGACGCTTGGAAATGAGAGCAGCGTAAGTGCAGTCCCGCTGAACTCTCCAAAAAGAGAGGTTGCATTCCTGGCCGAATAACCGGCAAGCTGAAGCTGTTTGGGAATAATGACAGTATCCAAAGAAGACAGCCCTGTAGCCATTAGCCTGCTTCCGGTTACGGGCAGGGACAAACTGATCAGCTCTGCCATGACGGGTTTGGATTGTCCGCCATTTTCATTTCCATAAGGAAGGTGCTTGTGCTGCACCAGATATTGAATCAGGATCACAAGCAAACCAACGATCTCCCCACAGAGCATTCCTGCGGCAAGACCGGCTGCGGCCCATTCAATGCCTTTCTTTAGCAAATATACGGAAAGAGAAAAACCGATCCCGATCCGGAAGATTTGTTCACAAACCTGGCTGACCGCTGAAGGAACCATGTTCTGCAGCCCCTGGAAATATCCACGGAATGCAGAGGCCACAGATACGATAAAAATTGACGGGATACAGATCTGAAAAACAATTCCAACGCGCTCATCCGCAAAGAAACTGTGAACGATCAGTGATCTGTTTATGTACAGCGTGATGGTAACCAGCAGACCGGAAATAAATAAAGTCAGGAAAGCCGTCCGGAATACTCTCCGGGCTTCAGCATAGCGGCCAATAGAGACTCTTTCTGCGACCATTTTGGAGACAGCCAGTGGTATTCCTGCTGTGGTTAAGACCAGTGCAGTCATATAGACCGGAA
Protein-coding regions in this window:
- a CDS encoding methyltransferase domain-containing protein encodes the protein MADWNPEAYLKFEKERSKPSRDLVSRIKLEKPENILDVGCGPGNSTRVLAERWKNAAITAIDNSHAMLEIAKTTNPLVRWLLRDAGQDISDLGQFDLIFSNAVFQWIPDNDLLISRLFAMLEPRGILAVQVPFVNEMLIHQLLLDLVGSAKWSGYFDHIAIPYKVHTPEYYYDVLCELTPEIELWETRYYHLMNSYDDILDLYRSTGLRPYLDCLHEDKMQKEFESDLMLEIMKYYSGSKDGKILFTFDRVFFTATR
- the folE gene encoding GTP cyclohydrolase I FolE, translating into MMAIDHAKIERAVRDILEAIGENPEREGLKDTPKRVARFYEEAFAGLHEDPSKNLSVLFSEKHEEMVLVRDIPIYSMCEHHLLPFVGQAHIAYIPRHGKVTGLSKLARVAEDYARRPQLQERLTSQIAGTVNDMLNPRGVIVVIEAEHMCMTVRGIKKPGAQTVTSAVRGMFETSAATRAEAFSLIMGRR
- a CDS encoding cation:proton antiporter, with product MEHLVLEVGLALALSALAGMIAGKLRISIVPILIIAGMVVGPQAPHIGVFDFRFIQSAALIDFMGKMGVLFLLFSLGLEFSIKQLMASGSSILRSGLIYMLINFSVALLYPLLLGWPVKEILVVAGMMTISSSAIVAKVIVELKRAANDETEIILGLMMFQDVFVAIYLSVVSGLVLSGSTSTVTVLLTAAVALGFIGAFLFLGHKLVPWLNRRLNIPSDETFLLVTFAAVTLIAGISETLNIAEAIGAMLLGLVLAETEHRERIEHIIVPFRDFFGALFFFSFGLSIDPFALGGAVWPVLGAVLLTLLGNTVAGFIAGRRARLSHRASLRIGLTILSRGEFSIILATLALSGGLLGVLQPFSALYVLILAILGPILTKESSLVYKLIGPILKWPELPEKRRLKL
- the spoVB gene encoding stage V sporulation protein B, producing MPRNNLIFGAVILFGANLVNRLLGFVYQYLIMHYIGSEAYGLFYMVFPVYMTALVLTTAGIPLAVSKMVAERVSIGRYAEARRVFRTAFLTLFISGLLVTITLYINRSLIVHSFFADERVGIVFQICIPSIFIVSVASAFRGYFQGLQNMVPSAVSQVCEQIFRIGIGFSLSVYLLKKGIEWAAAGLAAGMLCGEIVGLLVILIQYLVQHKHLPYGNENGGQSKPVMAELISLSLPVTGSRLMATGLSSLDTVIIPKQLQLAGYSARNATSLFGEFSGTALTLLSFPSVFTFALATSLVPAISEAMVRNDVRAARSKSIDAVRYTIMLGLPCVIALYFFAEPLTHLFKSDHVSAVLKVLALGGIFAYIQQTTTGILQGLGKTFLPLAHSVITAVFRIPLLFYLTGIPKFGLVGTALTYVFGFVMMAFLNLYAINKHIGLQADLKSMILQPVMAGLGMTAVLKSTLWLVPGQTTLLPSLTVLLAAIVVYFGILISQGGISIKEIKKTWQALRFWPKNK
- the surE gene encoding 5'/3'-nucleotidase SurE — protein: MKILLTNDDGYFAAGLRTMYDVLAANHQHEIYVVAPEGQRSAVGRSITLFQPIFVTHHSLPDNHIGISVNGTPTDCVKLAIQGDILPAKPDLIISGINHGPNLGSDVFYSGTVAAAMEGALLGIRSIAVSLANYDYEDYMPSALLIKRLIDTNSPLLQYQSGLLNINVPPCDREEWKGKKVTKLGRSVYDNAFENRKSPYGREYYWITGTLVFEEEQDTDLRAIQEGYVSVTPLHCDLTDYERLKTMENLL
- a CDS encoding tetratricopeptide repeat protein — translated: MENSLRLKTKLQINWLLFMGEEQQALEILFRVLNTENISGALYLTEVKTLIDHKVFKEAQAYLEAAIIYCEEPGQLAEVHFLLARCCHGQGFVNDALIHLENALQMEVNSTYWNLQTDCYLELGEWQEAINCLDKSLRSSPGDANILFRLGSIYQFQGQYREALNCFSGCCKVKPYQPEFWEMKAEMQLKMNQTEDAVESFYKAIKYGGHFSLMSRLAYCYARTGQQSKARKLFQKVLKHDPDDLDALCNLAGIYHELQQDDQAYRLLRKAYTLKNNDILLLNNLGFICFQLGRTRKAIDYYQNALKIDPEDKTVLYNLSVCMTEKGLWDDAKIILERLVSMDSKNSAAWILLGNTYEEMSNTKVAVDCYNKSFGLTVKKAI
- a CDS encoding cation:proton antiporter regulatory subunit; this translates as MKLVKEKDLPGIGKKYQLDTRSGDKLVVIVHDDGRREMYHYYLEDPNESISMVTLDDEESRCIASILGGMAYRPKDLDTVEVAIGDMVLEWYRIETGAYAIGKSIGEMQVRKRTGGTIIAMVKKDQNKTINPNPDIVLQEGATIVILGEKEQVKAAKALLFHGSVH